In one Puniceicoccus vermicola genomic region, the following are encoded:
- a CDS encoding FmdB family zinc ribbon protein encodes MPIYTYEVLDDAGKVVEVYEAEQAFGAEPLETHPITGEKMRKIFTAPGINATYADWGGKLEADNLTQSGFTRYERDKTTGRYFKSNEGRGPQELDPHAGGS; translated from the coding sequence ATGCCGATCTATACTTACGAGGTCCTCGATGACGCCGGGAAAGTTGTCGAGGTCTATGAGGCCGAGCAAGCGTTTGGAGCTGAGCCGCTCGAGACTCATCCGATAACCGGCGAAAAGATGCGGAAGATCTTTACGGCTCCGGGCATCAACGCAACCTACGCCGATTGGGGGGGTAAACTCGAAGCCGATAACCTCACCCAATCCGGGTTTACCCGATACGAACGGGATAAGACCACCGGCCGCTATTTTAAGTCGAACGAAGGGCGAGGTCCGCAAGAGCTTGATCCTCACGCTGGAGGTTCATAA
- a CDS encoding bile acid:sodium symporter yields MSSPRGWWNKNWFPVMIFVAVGMGLLFPRVGEPAGFWNPDFFVKVAVFVIFFLQGMVLPVKELARGILLWKFHTIVLGFNFILAPSLAWLLFASPWSPTDPSSIPGFLYLGILPTTVSSAVALTVAARGDSAAALFGVTLSNLAGIVMVPLGVVFWMHAGGEKVDMSFGDALLRVGKLIAIPMAIGQIFRLVLPRGVDWVKRKVGMLSQALIVGIVWILFAGSAAKGEWDQFTWIRLLWTFAGVVLYFVLFSGLFLIVIGKIRMSFGERVAAYFCGTQKGLATGAPMATAFFLAASEAGDLPPMGLILLPLMIYHPLQLTVGSFLAARFHGRSTHPTGEI; encoded by the coding sequence GTGAGTTCTCCCCGAGGCTGGTGGAATAAGAATTGGTTCCCCGTCATGATCTTCGTGGCGGTAGGAATGGGGTTGTTGTTTCCCCGTGTCGGTGAGCCAGCGGGATTTTGGAATCCCGACTTTTTTGTAAAGGTCGCGGTTTTCGTGATTTTCTTCCTGCAGGGGATGGTGCTGCCGGTGAAGGAGCTGGCTCGCGGGATCCTCCTCTGGAAATTTCACACCATTGTCTTGGGGTTCAACTTCATCCTCGCGCCTTCTCTGGCGTGGTTGCTTTTCGCCTCACCCTGGAGCCCGACAGACCCTAGCTCGATCCCCGGTTTTCTCTATCTCGGAATTCTGCCGACCACGGTATCCTCGGCCGTCGCGCTGACGGTCGCGGCTCGGGGAGACTCGGCCGCCGCTCTTTTCGGCGTCACGTTGTCCAACTTGGCCGGGATTGTCATGGTGCCGTTGGGAGTCGTTTTCTGGATGCATGCCGGCGGGGAGAAAGTGGATATGTCTTTTGGGGATGCCCTGTTGCGGGTGGGCAAGCTCATCGCCATCCCTATGGCCATCGGCCAGATTTTCCGTCTCGTGTTGCCGAGAGGAGTTGACTGGGTGAAGCGCAAGGTCGGTATGCTTAGCCAGGCTCTCATCGTCGGTATCGTCTGGATTCTTTTTGCCGGGAGTGCGGCAAAAGGGGAGTGGGACCAGTTTACCTGGATTCGGCTGTTATGGACGTTCGCCGGAGTCGTCCTCTATTTTGTCCTCTTCTCGGGACTCTTCTTGATCGTTATCGGCAAGATTCGGATGAGCTTTGGCGAGCGTGTCGCCGCTTATTTCTGTGGAACCCAAAAAGGGCTGGCGACCGGAGCTCCGATGGCAACGGCCTTTTTTCTGGCCGCCAGTGAGGCGGGTGATCTACCGCCGATGGGGCTGATCCTCCTGCCACTCATGATTTACCATCCTCTGCAGCTCACGGTGGGCAGTTTTCTGGCCGCCCGATTTCATGGGCGTAGCACCCATCCAACCGGCGAGATCTAA
- the aroQ gene encoding type II 3-dehydroquinate dehydratase — protein sequence MSTHPIGLLNGPNLGRLGIREPDVYGTTTLSQVEDTFREEAAKLGVVVECFQSNHEGTLIDQIEHWTDKHFAGVIINPGGFTHTSVALRDAIASSDVPFIEVHLSNVHQREEFRHRSLTAGVCEAVIAGLGPNGYYAALRHLVGQIRK from the coding sequence ATGTCCACGCATCCCATCGGTCTCTTAAACGGTCCCAACCTCGGGCGGCTGGGAATTCGTGAACCTGACGTTTACGGCACAACCACCCTCTCGCAGGTCGAAGATACCTTCCGCGAAGAAGCCGCCAAGTTGGGCGTGGTGGTCGAGTGCTTTCAGTCGAACCACGAAGGCACGCTCATCGACCAGATCGAGCACTGGACCGATAAACATTTTGCCGGGGTCATCATCAACCCGGGCGGTTTTACTCACACAAGTGTCGCCCTCCGGGACGCCATCGCGTCATCAGATGTCCCCTTTATTGAAGTTCACCTTTCGAACGTTCATCAACGGGAGGAATTCCGCCATCGTTCCCTGACAGCAGGAGTATGCGAAGCGGTGATTGCTGGATTGGGTCCGAACGGCTACTACGCAGCGCTCCGACATCTCGTCGGACAAATCCGGAAGTAA
- a CDS encoding Nif3-like dinuclear metal center hexameric protein: MVELQKVVSFCDRRTRRKDIRDFPPAHNGLQIENNGVVTKIGAAVDAGERPFQIAAEKGIDFLIVHHGLYWVPPVPLTGPAYRKTRTAIEKNLAVYGSHLPLDCHPEIGNNALLAKALDLTRLETFLPYEGNNIGLVTNAPASRDELKYRLERLFPGGVVAMEEGSERPQKIAILTGSGSSAVEHLAEIGVDTLITGELKQHFFNIAQEEKLNLFACGHYRTETFGVRALAEETAKYFDLPCEFVATDCPL, encoded by the coding sequence ATGGTCGAGCTTCAGAAGGTAGTTTCATTTTGTGATCGGCGCACTCGCCGGAAGGACATCCGCGATTTTCCGCCGGCGCACAACGGGCTTCAGATTGAAAATAACGGAGTCGTAACGAAGATCGGGGCCGCGGTCGACGCGGGCGAACGCCCTTTCCAAATCGCAGCGGAGAAAGGGATCGATTTCCTCATCGTTCACCACGGTCTCTACTGGGTCCCCCCGGTCCCGCTGACCGGACCTGCCTATCGGAAGACCCGGACGGCGATCGAAAAAAACCTCGCCGTGTACGGAAGCCATCTGCCTCTGGACTGCCATCCCGAGATCGGAAACAACGCCTTGCTGGCAAAAGCGCTGGATCTCACCCGCCTCGAAACCTTCCTCCCCTATGAAGGCAACAACATCGGGCTGGTGACCAACGCTCCCGCGAGCCGGGATGAGTTGAAGTATCGTCTTGAGCGTCTCTTCCCCGGTGGGGTCGTCGCGATGGAAGAGGGATCCGAGCGTCCCCAGAAGATCGCCATCCTGACCGGAAGCGGTTCCAGCGCGGTTGAGCATCTGGCCGAGATCGGCGTGGACACCCTCATCACCGGCGAACTCAAACAGCACTTCTTCAACATTGCCCAAGAGGAGAAACTCAACCTCTTTGCCTGCGGCCACTATCGGACCGAGACCTTTGGTGTCCGGGCGCTCGCCGAGGAAACCGCCAAGTATTTTGACCTGCCCTGCGAGTTTGTCGCGACCGACTGCCCGCTCTGA
- a CDS encoding YqaE/Pmp3 family membrane protein, with protein sequence MDVIRIILAILLPPLGVFLQVGIGLQFWLNILLTLLGYIPGIIHAVWVILRK encoded by the coding sequence ATGGATGTCATTCGCATTATTCTCGCCATTCTTCTCCCGCCTTTGGGCGTCTTTCTTCAGGTCGGGATCGGGCTGCAATTCTGGCTCAATATTCTTCTGACCCTTCTCGGTTACATTCCGGGCATCATTCACGCCGTCTGGGTCATCCTGCGTAAATAG
- a CDS encoding SUMF1/EgtB/PvdO family nonheme iron enzyme has translation MSAHRKRPSPNRLNWLLIIIFAVLILGVFYALSSFGPRSVGSSREDRVTDEVALALLDESKELEQKFDDLLIQGIVGKDDMQVLNRAIELQKEYIAALPARDFVAESRLEQLEMRYDEYMGEILARDAQRLEAEARATEDPGQALIVFRDAVNIREQIRDQHGTSSHNDLTYLARLQREVQRMDVQPIYDRSIEKEKQAEEYASLGDLKGAVRMYGEAAELQEQINRAYPGLSLAKPLRASRLREKEAEVLSGELRRQIEDLISEANDLVYEKKYEEAAGVFSRARDMQRNLTLEYPRSPFASRTREDRLRVRMQNASAFSSYERLRDLEEMLNRSLIEGNFGEAKLLINQLSDRMGQFELRYSLSTLPVEELARRISYLSRNQRVLEQIRSTIQSDLVPIPGEVGLNLLATEVPQYLFEMIMDENPSRNVGGDLPVETVSLDEVELFLKRVGWVLAQKARLPTVEEFREAASEAIEAEDFAILSSGSGENATRPVHSLSADPLGFYHILGNVSEMVVLEEGSEGIAHMGGNLRTIKSQMVELNPVAIDTGERNRMVGFRFVVEDGIQPLTLPPDPEI, from the coding sequence GCTCGATGAAAGTAAGGAGTTAGAGCAGAAATTTGATGATCTCCTCATTCAAGGGATTGTGGGGAAGGATGATATGCAGGTGCTCAATCGGGCGATCGAGCTGCAGAAAGAGTATATCGCCGCTTTACCGGCGAGAGATTTTGTCGCCGAGAGCCGCCTGGAGCAGCTCGAGATGCGTTATGATGAATATATGGGGGAGATCCTGGCGCGAGATGCGCAGCGGTTGGAAGCCGAGGCCCGGGCAACCGAAGATCCGGGGCAAGCGCTGATCGTATTCCGTGATGCGGTGAATATCCGCGAACAGATTCGCGATCAGCACGGGACCAGTTCCCATAACGATTTGACCTATCTGGCTCGTCTCCAGCGGGAGGTCCAGCGGATGGATGTCCAACCGATCTATGATCGGTCGATCGAAAAGGAAAAACAAGCTGAAGAATATGCCAGTTTGGGAGATTTGAAAGGAGCCGTCCGTATGTATGGAGAAGCGGCTGAATTGCAGGAGCAAATCAATCGCGCCTATCCGGGACTTTCCCTGGCCAAGCCACTGAGAGCGAGTCGCTTGCGGGAAAAGGAGGCGGAGGTGCTCTCCGGCGAGTTGCGTCGTCAGATCGAGGACCTGATCTCGGAGGCGAATGATTTGGTATATGAGAAAAAATATGAGGAAGCTGCCGGTGTGTTCTCTCGGGCGAGGGATATGCAGCGCAATCTGACGCTGGAGTATCCGCGCAGCCCGTTTGCTTCCCGAACGAGGGAAGATCGTCTCCGGGTGCGGATGCAAAACGCCTCCGCTTTTTCCAGCTACGAGCGTCTACGCGACCTTGAGGAGATGCTGAATCGGTCCCTGATTGAAGGGAATTTTGGAGAGGCGAAGCTCTTGATCAATCAGCTTTCCGATCGGATGGGGCAATTCGAGCTCCGTTATTCTTTGAGCACCTTGCCGGTCGAGGAACTTGCCCGCCGAATCTCTTATCTCAGTCGGAACCAGCGGGTCCTTGAGCAGATTCGTTCGACGATTCAAAGCGATTTGGTTCCGATCCCCGGTGAGGTGGGATTGAATCTGTTGGCGACGGAGGTCCCGCAGTATTTGTTCGAGATGATCATGGACGAAAACCCGAGTCGCAATGTGGGAGGAGATCTTCCCGTTGAGACGGTTTCTCTCGATGAAGTTGAGTTGTTCCTCAAGCGAGTGGGCTGGGTTCTTGCCCAGAAAGCACGCCTTCCGACGGTGGAGGAGTTCCGTGAAGCTGCCTCCGAGGCGATCGAGGCAGAAGATTTTGCGATTCTTTCGTCAGGCTCTGGGGAAAATGCGACGCGCCCGGTGCATTCCCTTTCTGCCGATCCGTTGGGGTTCTATCATATCCTCGGTAATGTTTCGGAAATGGTTGTTCTCGAAGAAGGATCGGAGGGGATCGCTCACATGGGAGGAAATCTCCGTACGATCAAAAGTCAGATGGTGGAACTCAATCCTGTCGCGATCGATACGGGTGAACGAAACCGTATGGTTGGCTTCCGGTTTGTGGTCGAGGATGGGATCCAGCCGCTGACCTTGCCGCCGGATCCAGAGATTTAG
- a CDS encoding adenosine deaminase family protein, with translation MEGFFRSLPKTETHLHLEGAVPLSVYRKYVDSLNPEDPPYWGQDFRYRSFDEFNEGLLQCALPFFNSLDRYREGARAVFLECWDQGVRYLEVSFHLGLVVGLPEVHPKEVIEAIRGEVPEGMEVRIYAGLLHNDYTGQVGEWIDEAPGWDNLDGFDLHGPEDLPFEEWTAGAWAAMREAGKRNRAHAGEFRGADFVAQVVRELKVERIAHGVRAIEDPATVDLLIAENVTLDVCPISNLKLAVNGIDSMPSHPIRRLFDAGVRVTVSSDDPTFFGNRLIDDYAALYYDCGFSVEEIGRIARNGFEVAHLEESRRQSLIRELEGVMKNFGGAAR, from the coding sequence ATGGAGGGATTTTTCCGATCCCTCCCCAAAACCGAAACCCACCTGCACCTCGAGGGCGCGGTCCCGCTTTCGGTTTATCGGAAGTATGTTGATTCGCTGAATCCGGAAGATCCTCCCTACTGGGGGCAGGATTTCCGCTACCGAAGTTTTGATGAGTTCAATGAGGGCCTCCTTCAGTGCGCGCTCCCATTCTTCAATTCACTCGATCGCTACAGGGAAGGTGCCCGGGCCGTTTTTCTCGAATGCTGGGATCAGGGCGTTCGGTATCTGGAGGTGAGTTTTCATCTGGGCCTCGTCGTCGGTCTGCCAGAGGTTCACCCGAAGGAGGTCATTGAGGCCATCCGCGGCGAGGTGCCAGAGGGTATGGAGGTGCGGATCTATGCCGGACTGCTTCACAACGATTACACGGGCCAGGTAGGGGAGTGGATCGATGAAGCCCCCGGCTGGGATAATCTGGATGGTTTTGACCTTCACGGCCCTGAGGATCTTCCTTTCGAAGAATGGACTGCCGGAGCCTGGGCGGCCATGAGGGAAGCCGGAAAGCGTAATCGAGCCCATGCGGGAGAATTCCGCGGAGCCGATTTTGTGGCTCAGGTCGTGCGGGAATTGAAGGTCGAGCGTATCGCGCATGGGGTGCGGGCGATCGAGGATCCGGCGACGGTCGATTTGTTGATCGCTGAGAACGTCACTTTGGATGTCTGCCCAATCAGTAACCTGAAGCTGGCCGTGAATGGCATTGATTCGATGCCCAGCCACCCGATTCGCCGACTTTTTGACGCAGGGGTTCGGGTGACCGTGAGCTCGGATGATCCAACCTTCTTTGGCAATCGCCTGATCGATGATTATGCCGCGCTCTATTACGATTGTGGATTCTCCGTCGAGGAAATCGGTCGCATCGCCCGCAATGGCTTTGAGGTCGCCCATCTTGAAGAGTCCCGCAGGCAATCGCTGATTCGGGAGCTCGAGGGGGTTATGAAGAATTTCGGAGGAGCCGCTCGGTGA